From the genome of Spinacia oleracea cultivar Varoflay chromosome 2, BTI_SOV_V1, whole genome shotgun sequence, one region includes:
- the LOC110778086 gene encoding transcription initiation factor TFIID subunit 5 has translation MEEEEIEKAVLAYLKKKGFRQTEVAFQEEQQLQQQQKHPQQQQSKNSSSNSHTDPDVAKLILTFTSESESLPAQYYDGYSKLRSWAHNSLDLYKHELLRVLYPVFIHCFMDLVARGHLQEARSFFITFREDHETMHERDLQKLEGVLSPSHLKEMEFAHTLRQSKVNIKICQYSHELLLQYLLKIQSMLGVVNEHINFQVCPGQPGIISDDADAVTLVDGGQDAANLINQKEIQWGMLEDSIEDRLEKGGGLLLDSDKVDGENKEGENEENKKRSADGGKQAAPVKKSKKDKVGGAGGKAARPEVITPLAPRVKPELTLPAMPTEVEHSILEDLRNRVQLSSVALPSVSFYTFINTHNGLNCASISHDGSLVAGGFSDSSLKVWDMSKLGQQMDNTALQGENDTAGNEHMHSANGGKIPYTLFQGHSGPVYSASFSPLGDFILSSSADSTVRLWSTKLNANLVCYKGHNYPVWDVQFSPYGHYFASCSHDRTARIWSMDRIQPLRIMAGHLSDVDCVRWHVNCNYIATGSSDKTVRLWDIQSGECVRIFIGHRSMVLSLAMSPDGRYMASGDEDGAIMMWDLASGRCITPLVGHTSCVWSLAFSGEGSLLASGSADCTVKLWDVNASTKTPRSEEKTGSSNRLRSLRTLPTKSSPVYSLMFSRRNLLFAAGVLSKRS, from the exons GTCCGAGAGCCTTCCTGCACAATATTATGATGGGTACAGCAAGTTAAGATCATGGGCCCACAATTCCCTAGATTTATACAAG CATGAATTGCTTCGGGTACTTTATCCAGTATTTATTCATTGCTTCATGGATCTTGTTGCAAGAGGCCATCTACAAGAAG CCCGTAGTTTTTTCATTACCTTCCGTGAAGATCATGAAACTATGCATGAAAGAGATCTGCAGAAGCTCGAAGGAGTTCTTTCACCCTCTCATTTGAAG GAGATGGAGTTTGCTCACACTTTAAGGCAGAGCAAAGTAAACATCAAGATCTGCCAG TACTCTCATGAGCTTCTCCTCCAGTATCTACTTAAAATTCAGTCAATGCTTGGAGTTGTAAATGAGCATATCAACTTCCAAG TTTGCCCCGGCCAGCCTGGAATCATATCTGATGATGCTGACGCTGTGACACTGGTTGATGGTGGCCAAGATGCGGCGAACTTGATAAATCAGAAAGAAATTCAGTGGGGG ATGCTGGAAGATTCAATAGAGGATCGCTTGGAGAAGGGTGGAGGTTTGCTTTTAGATTCTGATAAGGTAGATGGGGAAAACAAGGAAGGAGAGAATGAAGAAAATAAG AAAAGATCTGCTGACGGAGGAAAGCAAGCTGCACCAGTGAAAAAATCCAAAAAGGATAAAGTTGGAGGCGCTGGTGGAAAAGCTGCACGTCCAGAAGTGATCACTCCATTGGCACCAAGAGTCAAACCAGAGCTTACTTTGCCTGCAAT GCCAACTGAAGTTGAGCATTCTATCCTGGAAGACCTCCGTAATCGTGTGCAGTTGAGTAGTGTGGCCCTGCCATCAGTAAGCTTCTACACATTTATCAATACACACAATGG TTTAAACTGTGCATCAATTTCACATGATGGATCCTTGGTTGCTGGTGGATTTTCAGATTCTTCCTTAAAG GTTTGGGACATGTCAAAGCTTGGGCAACAAATGGATAATA CTGCTTTACAGGGTGAAAATGATACAGCTGGAAATGAACATATGCATAGTGCAAATGGTGGAAAAATACCCTATACTTTGTTTCAGGGTCATTCTGGGCCTGTTTATTCAGCCTCGTTCAGTCCTCTTGGCGACTTTATCCTCTCTTCGTCAGCAGATTCAACTG TGCGGCTTTGGAGCACAAAACTGAATGCCAATCTGGTGTGCTACAAGGGTCATAATTATCCTGTATGGGATGTGCAG TTCAGCCCCTATGGACACTATTTTGCTAGTTGTTCTCATGATAGAACAGCAAGGATCTGGTCCATGGACAGAATACAGCCTCTGAGAATCATGGCTGGGCATTTGTCAGATGTTGAT TGTGTCCGGTGGCATGTAAACTGTAACTACATAGCTACTGGATCTAGTGATAAAACAGTTCGATTATGGGATATTCAGAGTGGGGAGTGTGTTAGGATTTTCATTGGTCACAGGAGTATGGTATTGTCTTTGGCAATGTCGCCTGATGGTCGGTATATGGCATCTGGTGATGAAGACGGTGCAATCATGATGTGGGATCTTGCTAGCGGTCGTTGCATTACCCCGTTGGTAGGTCACACGTCATGCGTATGGTCACTTGCTTTCAG TGGTGAAGGCTCACTTCTTGCCTCCGGATCAGCTGATTGCACAGTAAAACTGTGGGATGTCAATGCAAGCACAAAGACGCCAAGATCTGAGGAAAA GACTGGGAGCTCAAACAGACTCCGGTCGTTAAGGACTCTTCCTACCAAATCGTCGCCAGTTTACTCTTTGATG TTTTCGAGAAGGAATCTGCTATTTGCTGCCGGGGTTCTTTCTAAACGCTCATGA
- the LOC130467081 gene encoding uncharacterized protein, producing the protein MAPWNEVKCGCGFPVAKRIAWTHENPGRKFIACKFYNPETGQRGCNKFDWLDEDIVEWQRDVTNVLVAEKHRLSTDLAILRNRFACIEQEKIRLVEEVDRLKKNKGMMMGVLGSKKAGLGQNQLMGMICVCAIVSVLFSFTVIKVLG; encoded by the coding sequence ATGGCTCCATGGAATGAAGTGAAATGTGGGTGTGGGTTTCCTGTAGCCAAGAGGATTGCTTGGACTCATGAAAACCCAGGGAGAAAGTTTATTGCTTGCAAATTCTACAATCCTGAAACTGGGCAAAGGGGGTGCAACAAATTTGATTGGCTTGATGAAGATATTGTTGAATGGCAAAGGGATGTTACTAATGTGCTTGTTGCTGAAAAACATAGGCTGTCCACTGATCTTGCAATTCTGAGGAACAGATTTGCTTGCATTGAACAAGAGAAGATTAGGCTAGTCGAAGAGGTTGACAGattgaagaagaacaagggcatGATGATGGGTGTTTTGGGGTCTAAGAAGGCTGGCTTGGGTCAGAATCAGCTAATGGGGATGATTTGTGTGTGTGCAATTGTGTCTGTATTATTTAGTTTCACTGTAATCAAGGTACTTGGGTAG